A window of Leptolyngbyaceae cyanobacterium contains these coding sequences:
- a CDS encoding type II toxin-antitoxin system HicA family toxin, producing the protein MGRLAGFSYREVTHKLGKLGFVFYRAAKGDHEIWFNPVTNLKTTIPHHREIKEGTLRNILKQAQVDVDVFIDV; encoded by the coding sequence ATGGGAAGATTAGCAGGATTTTCTTATCGAGAAGTCACTCATAAGCTAGGAAAACTAGGTTTTGTATTCTATCGTGCAGCAAAAGGAGATCACGAAATTTGGTTTAATCCAGTAACAAATCTAAAAACAACTATTCCTCATCATCGTGAAATCAAGGAAGGAACACTTAGAAATATTTTAAAGCAAGCCCAAGTTGATGTTGATGTTTTTATTGATGTTTAA
- a CDS encoding pre-peptidase C-terminal domain-containing protein: protein MTTYNLGSLGTTPQTRTDTVSSGVNNTDIFQFTLGSTRNINIALTGITGTEQAALSLFRDTNNNGVLDSTDQRIVGTFDSGGDIEDDALINYRSQAAGTYFAKVTYGAGSLVDYKISLSATGAGSPSNLLPTEINVGNLNSQAYATFTDYISNQDTVDTYKFNLNTDDVAFTASLTGLSADADIRLIRDFNGNGVVDAGERIASSALSGTSPEQINTTLDAGDYFIQVFQYSGSTSYNLSLIALS from the coding sequence TGACAACCTACAATCTCGGTTCTTTAGGTACTACTCCCCAAACTCGCACAGATACGGTAAGCAGTGGTGTAAATAATACAGATATCTTCCAATTTACTTTAGGCAGCACGAGAAACATTAACATAGCTCTCACTGGTATCACGGGAACCGAACAAGCTGCGCTTTCCCTGTTTAGGGATACCAATAATAATGGTGTATTAGATTCAACCGATCAAAGAATAGTAGGAACCTTCGATAGTGGCGGAGATATCGAAGATGATGCCTTGATTAATTATCGCTCTCAAGCAGCGGGTACTTACTTTGCCAAAGTAACTTATGGTGCTGGGAGTTTAGTTGATTACAAAATAAGTTTATCAGCCACCGGAGCAGGTTCACCTAGTAATTTGCTGCCAACAGAAATAAACGTTGGTAATCTAAATTCTCAAGCTTACGCAACTTTTACTGATTATATAAGCAACCAAGACACTGTTGATACCTACAAATTTAACTTAAATACTGACGATGTTGCTTTTACCGCATCCTTGACTGGTTTAAGTGCTGATGCTGATATCCGGCTAATTAGAGATTTCAACGGCAATGGTGTAGTTGATGCAGGCGAACGAATTGCCAGTTCTGCTTTAAGTGGAACTTCTCCGGAACAGATAAATACTACTTTGGATGCTGGGGATTACTTCATACAAGTTTTTCAATACAGTGGCAGTACATCCTATAACCTAAGCCTAATCGCGCTATCATAA